The Amycolatopsis nigrescens CSC17Ta-90 genomic interval CGACTTCGTGTCCTCGCTGACCGACAAGCAGGCGGTGTCGCTGCTGGACGCGCTCTCCGGCAGGGCGTCGCAGCCGTGGTCGGAGTCCTTCGTGCTCTGAACGGAAGGATCCGAAGTGGACGATCGATCCCGGCGGAACTGTCCAATGAGGACAGTCTGGCGAACACGTGCGGTGCGCGGGTGAGCAGAACGCGGCAGGCGTCCGGCGGCGGTCGCGTCGTCGAGGTCCCGCCGGAGCGGCTGGCGGGCTGGTTCGGCAGGTTCGCCGAACGCAACGACGGCGTGCTCGCCACCAGGCTGGCCGCGGCCGAGGTGGTGGTGACCGGCGGCAACGGGACGACGGCCACCGCGGTCGTCCCGTTCGCCCCGCTGGCCGTGCAGCCGGGTGAGCGGGCCGGGTTGTCGATCGAGCCGCTGGTCGAGCACGTTTTCCTGCCGCGCCGGGTCGGCCTGCTGCTGGTCCGGCTCGGCGGGCGCAGCGTGGGCATCGCCGAGCACGGCAGGGTGCTGCTCTCCAGAAC includes:
- a CDS encoding acVLRF1 family peptidyl-tRNA hydrolase, giving the protein MSRTRQASGGGRVVEVPPERLAGWFGRFAERNDGVLATRLAAAEVVVTGGNGTTATAVVPFAPLAVQPGERAGLSIEPLVEHVFLPRRVGLLLVRLGGRSVGIAEHGRVLLSRTDRHLVHGRSAAGGWSQQRFARRREGQARQALRAAAEDALEVLGPRLAELDAVVLGGDRRALEELRADRRLAPLFALAGPRVLDIPEPRRTVLDDAAERAFATEILVREP